A genomic window from Polaribacter gangjinensis includes:
- a CDS encoding S9 family peptidase yields the protein MKNVLMLVSFLLLTFETTKAQTNQTATKNAKEISLTEIWNGTFSPERMNALNSMNGNFYSLLNYNPQTKESTVDKYSYETLEKVETIVSSKNISEMSSFSSYSFNDDETKLILGTDFNQIFRRSYSGTFYAYDIASKKVTLIGENIQEPIFSPDNQKVAYAKGNNIFIKDFSKNTTIQVTNDGLKNSIINGITDWVYEEEFGFVRAFEWSADSKHLAFLRFDETAVPTFSMDIVGNDLYPTQQVFKYPKAGEKNAIVTLHLFNVSSSKTQKVDLGDYEYIPRIKWSNDANFLVATTLNRHQNDLKLHKIDAQKSSSTLLLNETDKAYVDIHDNLTFLTDNSFIWTSEKDGFNHIYHYDFNGKLINQVTKGNWEVTNYYGFNAAKKTIYYQSVENGSINRGVYSIGLNGKNKKLLSEKDGQNNAAFSKNLQFFINTYQSATNPPVYSLFSSDGKKIKVIVDNADLQSKIAQYKMSPKEFSTIEINGNQLNMWMIKPLDFDATKKYPLFMFQYSGPGSQQVGNSWNATNDYWHNMLSQKGIIVVCVDGRGTGYKGADFKKSTYLNLVKYETEDQIAAAKKLAELPFINKEKIGIWGWSFGGHMSTNSLLKGSDIFSMAIAVAPVTSWRFYDSVYTERFLRTPQENPAGYDENSPINYAEKLKGKFLLVHGTGDDNVHVQNSFRMINALIEKNKQFDMFIVPDRAHGIYEGRNMRLNLYTKMTNFIEANLLK from the coding sequence ATGAAAAACGTATTGATGCTCGTTAGCTTTTTGTTACTCACTTTTGAAACTACAAAAGCACAAACCAATCAAACAGCTACTAAAAATGCAAAGGAAATTAGCTTGACAGAAATTTGGAATGGCACTTTTTCACCTGAAAGAATGAATGCGCTGAATTCAATGAATGGAAATTTTTATTCGTTATTGAATTACAACCCACAAACCAAAGAATCAACAGTTGATAAATACAGTTATGAAACTTTAGAGAAAGTTGAAACAATTGTTTCTAGCAAAAATATATCTGAAATGAGTTCCTTTTCATCTTATAGTTTTAATGATGATGAAACAAAATTGATTCTGGGCACTGATTTTAATCAAATTTTTAGACGTTCATATAGTGGTACTTTTTATGCGTATGATATTGCATCAAAAAAAGTAACTTTAATTGGAGAAAATATTCAAGAACCTATTTTTTCTCCTGATAATCAAAAAGTTGCTTACGCAAAAGGAAACAATATTTTTATCAAAGATTTTTCAAAAAATACTACTATTCAAGTAACTAATGATGGATTGAAAAACAGTATTATTAACGGAATTACAGATTGGGTGTATGAAGAAGAATTTGGATTTGTAAGAGCTTTTGAATGGAGTGCTGATAGCAAACATTTGGCTTTTTTACGGTTCGATGAAACAGCAGTTCCAACGTTTTCAATGGATATTGTTGGGAATGATTTATACCCAACTCAGCAAGTTTTTAAATATCCAAAAGCGGGTGAAAAAAATGCAATTGTAACCTTACATTTATTCAATGTTTCATCTAGCAAAACTCAAAAAGTTGATTTGGGTGATTATGAATATATCCCAAGAATAAAATGGTCAAATGACGCTAATTTCTTGGTTGCAACTACCTTAAATCGTCATCAAAATGATTTAAAATTACATAAAATAGATGCTCAAAAAAGTAGCTCAACTTTGTTGCTAAATGAAACTGACAAAGCCTATGTTGATATTCATGACAACTTAACTTTTTTAACCGACAATAGTTTTATTTGGACAAGTGAAAAAGATGGATTCAATCATATTTATCATTATGATTTCAATGGAAAATTGATCAATCAAGTAACCAAAGGAAATTGGGAAGTAACCAATTATTATGGTTTTAATGCTGCCAAAAAAACGATTTATTATCAATCTGTAGAAAATGGTTCTATAAATAGAGGTGTTTATTCAATTGGTTTGAATGGAAAAAACAAAAAATTATTGAGTGAAAAAGACGGACAAAATAATGCTGCTTTCAGCAAAAACTTGCAGTTTTTTATCAATACTTATCAATCAGCAACAAATCCTCCTGTATATTCTCTTTTCTCATCTGATGGAAAAAAAATAAAAGTGATTGTAGACAATGCTGATTTGCAATCGAAAATCGCCCAATATAAAATGAGTCCAAAAGAATTTTCTACCATAGAAATCAACGGAAATCAGTTGAATATGTGGATGATAAAACCATTGGATTTTGATGCTACTAAAAAATACCCTCTATTTATGTTTCAATATTCAGGTCCAGGTTCGCAACAAGTTGGTAATTCTTGGAATGCTACCAATGATTATTGGCACAATATGTTATCTCAAAAAGGGATTATTGTGGTTTGTGTTGACGGACGTGGAACAGGCTATAAAGGAGCAGATTTTAAAAAATCAACTTATTTAAATTTAGTGAAATACGAAACAGAAGATCAAATTGCAGCTGCCAAAAAATTGGCTGAATTACCTTTTATAAACAAAGAAAAAATAGGAATTTGGGGTTGGTCTTTTGGAGGACACATGAGTACAAATTCGTTGTTAAAAGGAAGTGACATTTTTTCTATGGCTATTGCAGTTGCTCCAGTTACATCTTGGCGCTTTTACGATTCTGTTTATACAGAGCGTTTTTTAAGAACTCCGCAAGAAAATCCTGCTGGTTATGATGAAAATTCACCCATCAATTATGCTGAAAAATTAAAAGGAAAATTCTTATTGGTTCATGGTACAGGAGATGATAATGTACATGTACAAAATTCATTCAGAATGATCAATGCTTTGATTGAAAAGAACAAACAATTTGATATGTTTATTGTTCCTGACAGAGCACATGGAATTTATGAAGGACGAAATATGCGTTTGAATTTGTACACCAAAATGACAAATTTTATAGAAGCAAACTTGTTAAAATAA
- a CDS encoding prohibitin family protein gives MKNQTIAIILLGLISSSCAVIRPGEVGIKQTLGTFSPEVKTQGTILYNPIISKVVKESTQTKNIKLFLSLPSKEGLSVNAEISILHRLHGDKVASVLQNLGKDYESIITSVFRSAASDVCAKFYAKDMHSGMRANIEKEILEKMKLNLEKQADGIELIAVLMKQIQLPQGLASSVERKLQAEQDAMRMEFVLTQEKLEAERKIINAKGERDAQIILTEGLTDGIIRIKAIEAFRELSKSMNSKIIITDGKTPLFIGNEDKTSNKEVDKKEKK, from the coding sequence ATGAAAAATCAAACCATTGCAATTATTTTATTAGGGCTAATAAGTTCAAGTTGCGCAGTAATACGACCAGGTGAAGTTGGTATAAAACAAACGTTAGGAACATTTTCTCCTGAAGTTAAAACTCAAGGAACCATTCTTTACAATCCCATAATTAGTAAGGTTGTAAAAGAATCTACTCAAACAAAAAACATCAAACTTTTTTTGAGTTTACCTAGTAAAGAAGGTTTAAGTGTAAATGCAGAAATATCCATTTTACATAGATTACATGGAGATAAAGTCGCTTCCGTTTTACAAAATTTAGGTAAAGATTACGAATCTATCATCACTAGTGTTTTTAGATCTGCTGCTTCTGATGTTTGCGCAAAATTTTATGCCAAAGACATGCACTCAGGAATGAGAGCCAATATTGAAAAAGAAATTCTAGAAAAAATGAAATTAAATCTTGAAAAACAAGCAGATGGCATTGAGTTAATTGCTGTTTTAATGAAACAGATTCAATTACCACAAGGTCTTGCAAGTTCTGTAGAACGAAAATTACAAGCCGAACAAGATGCTATGAGAATGGAGTTTGTTTTAACACAAGAAAAATTAGAAGCTGAAAGAAAAATCATCAATGCAAAAGGAGAAAGAGATGCTCAAATTATTCTAACTGAAGGTTTAACAGATGGCATTATAAGAATCAAAGCCATTGAAGCATTTAGAGAATTATCAAAATCTATGAATTCAAAAATAATCATTACCGATGGAAAAACTCCATTATTTATTGGTAATGAAGATAAAACATCAAACAAAGAAGTTGATAAGAAAGAAAAAAAATAA
- a CDS encoding hydroxymethylglutaryl-CoA reductase, degradative produces the protein MTKNISGFSKLSKEEKIDWLSNNFFQNPTDAVNIIKQYWNENQALQNLHDDFIENTITNFYMPFGIAPNFLINGKEYVVPMVTEESSVVAAASLVAKFWSTKGGFKTTVLGTKKIGQVHFMFAGKKADLEKYFQENKTELFAATASITKNMEKRGGGILDIELIDKTDKLANYYQLHITFETKDSMGANFINSCLEAIANKFRNDEIEIVMSILSNFVPECLVRAEVSCKIEDLGVENPQKFAEKFYQAVKIAEIEPYRAVTHNKGIMNGIDAVVLATGNDFRAIEAGAHAFASRSGKYTSLSHCTIDNGIFTFWIEIPLAVGTVGGLTSLHPMAKMSLEMMQNPTAKELMQIMAAAGLAQNFAALRALTTKGIQHGHMKMHLQNILNQLGATKNEKNTLIEFFKNQTVSHAAVVSKFNELRTPKITWVDFLDESFIRQKLESLSLDSKPIFGLMNAQQMIEHLSAITKIANGNWQVDVFVSDEKSATRKPFLDTENELEIGFKPNLLAEEPNPLQFESIEKAIDDLIFQVQLFVSNFNENPTKTVVHPFFGELDFDYWKKFQTKHFTHHFKQFGLI, from the coding sequence ATGACAAAAAATATTTCAGGATTTTCAAAACTTTCTAAGGAAGAAAAAATCGATTGGTTATCAAATAACTTCTTTCAAAATCCTACAGATGCTGTAAATATCATCAAACAATATTGGAATGAAAATCAAGCATTACAGAATTTGCACGATGATTTTATCGAAAATACCATCACTAATTTTTACATGCCTTTTGGAATTGCACCCAATTTTCTAATCAATGGAAAAGAATATGTAGTTCCAATGGTTACTGAAGAAAGTTCGGTTGTTGCTGCAGCTTCTTTGGTTGCGAAATTTTGGAGTACTAAAGGCGGTTTTAAAACTACTGTTTTAGGAACTAAAAAAATTGGTCAAGTGCATTTTATGTTTGCTGGAAAAAAAGCCGATTTAGAAAAGTATTTTCAAGAAAATAAAACCGAATTATTTGCTGCAACTGCTTCCATTACTAAGAATATGGAAAAACGTGGAGGAGGAATTTTGGATATTGAATTGATTGATAAAACTGACAAATTAGCCAATTATTATCAATTGCACATCACTTTTGAAACCAAAGATTCTATGGGCGCGAATTTTATCAATTCGTGTTTAGAAGCAATTGCCAACAAATTCCGAAATGATGAAATCGAAATTGTGATGAGCATTTTATCCAATTTTGTCCCTGAATGTTTAGTACGAGCAGAAGTAAGTTGTAAAATTGAAGACTTAGGTGTTGAAAATCCACAAAAATTTGCAGAGAAGTTTTATCAAGCTGTAAAAATTGCAGAAATTGAACCTTACAGAGCAGTTACTCATAATAAAGGAATCATGAACGGAATTGATGCAGTTGTGTTGGCAACAGGCAATGATTTTCGTGCCATTGAAGCTGGTGCTCATGCATTTGCCTCTCGTTCAGGAAAATATACAAGTTTATCACATTGCACAATTGATAATGGAATTTTTACATTTTGGATAGAAATTCCGTTAGCAGTTGGCACAGTTGGAGGTTTAACTTCTTTGCATCCAATGGCAAAAATGTCTTTAGAAATGATGCAAAATCCAACTGCTAAAGAGTTGATGCAAATAATGGCTGCAGCTGGTTTGGCGCAAAATTTTGCAGCTTTACGTGCTTTAACGACCAAAGGAATTCAACATGGTCACATGAAAATGCACTTACAAAACATTCTAAATCAGTTAGGTGCAACCAAAAATGAAAAAAATACGTTGATTGAATTTTTCAAAAATCAGACAGTTTCACATGCTGCTGTTGTTTCTAAATTCAATGAGTTGAGAACTCCAAAAATTACTTGGGTTGATTTTTTAGATGAATCATTTATAAGACAAAAATTGGAAAGTTTATCTCTAGATTCCAAACCCATTTTCGGGTTGATGAACGCCCAACAAATGATTGAGCATTTGAGTGCAATTACCAAAATAGCCAATGGAAATTGGCAAGTTGATGTTTTTGTTTCGGATGAAAAATCAGCCACAAGAAAGCCATTTTTAGATACCGAAAATGAATTGGAAATTGGATTTAAACCCAATTTATTGGCAGAAGAACCAAATCCTTTGCAATTCGAATCGATTGAAAAAGCGATTGATGATTTGATATTTCAAGTACAACTTTTTGTTTCGAATTTTAACGAAAATCCAACAAAAACGGTGGTACATCCTTTTTTTGGTGAACTTGATTTTGACTATTGGAAAAAGTTTCAGACCAAACATTTTACACATCATTTTAAACAATTCGGACTCATCTAA
- a CDS encoding GYDIA family GHMP kinase, with translation MHFYSNGKLLLTGEYLVLEGAKALAIPTKFGQDLEVISIKEPQLIWGSFDNNGNCWFEAIFDLLKFRIISTTFESSTDGNADKIAETLLEILSEAKRLNPNFLNSESGFLVKTNLTFPRNWGLGSSSTLINSIASWAKVDAFQLLWNSFKGSGYDIACAQNNTPIFYQLLNQKPVVEQVNFNPSFQENLFFVYLNQKQDSKKGIAKFRENKQQIQNEINEISTISDEFLKANNLKDFEKLIFEHEQIISSIIKLKPIKQELFSDYFGEIKSLGAWGGDFVLATGNEKSNSYFENKGFETILPYQKMIL, from the coding sequence ATGCATTTTTATTCGAACGGAAAATTATTATTGACAGGAGAATACCTTGTATTAGAAGGCGCAAAAGCGTTGGCAATTCCTACTAAATTTGGGCAAGATTTAGAAGTAATTTCCATCAAAGAACCACAATTGATTTGGGGAAGTTTTGACAACAATGGAAACTGTTGGTTTGAAGCCATTTTTGATTTGCTAAAATTCAGAATCATATCTACCACTTTTGAATCTTCAACTGATGGAAATGCAGATAAAATTGCAGAAACATTGTTAGAAATTTTGTCAGAAGCTAAAAGACTAAATCCAAATTTTTTAAATTCGGAATCTGGATTTTTAGTAAAAACCAACTTGACATTTCCAAGAAATTGGGGTTTAGGAAGTTCATCAACTTTAATCAATTCCATTGCTTCTTGGGCAAAGGTTGATGCATTTCAATTGCTATGGAATTCATTCAAAGGAAGTGGATATGACATTGCTTGCGCACAAAATAATACTCCTATTTTTTATCAATTATTGAATCAAAAACCAGTTGTAGAACAGGTAAATTTCAATCCGAGTTTTCAAGAAAATTTGTTTTTTGTGTATTTGAATCAAAAGCAAGATTCTAAAAAAGGGATTGCTAAATTTCGAGAAAATAAGCAACAAATTCAGAATGAAATCAATGAAATTTCGACTATTTCAGACGAGTTTTTAAAAGCCAATAATCTTAAAGACTTTGAAAAATTGATATTTGAACATGAACAAATTATCAGCTCTATCATCAAATTAAAACCCATAAAACAAGAGTTGTTTTCTGATTATTTTGGAGAAATTAAAAGTTTAGGAGCTTGGGGAGGAGATTTTGTCTTGGCAACTGGCAATGAAAAATCAAACAGCTATTTTGAAAATAAAGGATTTGAAACAATTCTTCCTTACCAAAAAATGATTTTATGA
- a CDS encoding NAD(P)/FAD-dependent oxidoreductase produces MKKIIIIGGGAAGYFTAINAKEMNPNLEIIILEKGKDVLQKVKISGGGRCNVTHACFEPKELVKFYPRGEKELLGPFHQFMTGDTFEWFENRGVPLKIEDDNRVFPEANSSQAIIDCFQNVVDNLGIKVFTNCGVNAVYQQENQWVINTKNQDFIADKVVFAAGSSKMIWDLCATLQHTIIEPVPSLFTFNIKDSRLIDLLGISVPNATVKIVNSTYEASGPLLITHWGMSGPAVLKLSAFGARFLASKNYQYNVEVNWLSKSTTSVFCILQNLKKSEARKTVLLKSPFPEISKRLWERFVIASNIRETQNWADTTNLQLENLANELTKGIYNANGRTTFKDEFVTAGGIDLKEIDFKRFESKLHKNLFFVGEILNIDAVTGGFNFQNAWTSGFICAKALAEN; encoded by the coding sequence ATGAAGAAAATAATCATCATTGGAGGAGGAGCTGCAGGTTATTTTACGGCCATTAATGCCAAGGAAATGAATCCTAATTTGGAAATCATTATTTTGGAAAAAGGTAAAGATGTGTTACAAAAAGTAAAAATTTCTGGTGGAGGAAGATGCAATGTAACACATGCGTGTTTTGAGCCCAAAGAATTGGTAAAATTTTATCCAAGAGGCGAAAAAGAATTGTTGGGGCCTTTTCATCAATTCATGACAGGAGATACTTTTGAATGGTTTGAAAATAGGGGAGTTCCTTTAAAAATAGAAGATGACAATCGTGTTTTTCCTGAAGCAAATTCGAGCCAAGCAATTATTGATTGTTTTCAAAATGTAGTTGATAACTTAGGTATTAAAGTGTTTACAAACTGCGGTGTAAATGCAGTTTATCAACAAGAAAATCAATGGGTTATCAACACTAAAAATCAAGATTTTATAGCAGATAAAGTGGTTTTTGCAGCAGGAAGCTCCAAGATGATTTGGGATTTGTGTGCAACTTTACAGCATACTATTATTGAACCTGTTCCATCATTATTTACGTTTAACATCAAAGATTCAAGGCTGATAGATTTACTTGGAATTTCTGTTCCAAATGCTACTGTAAAAATCGTCAACTCTACTTATGAAGCCTCAGGACCTTTGTTGATTACACATTGGGGAATGAGTGGACCAGCAGTATTAAAATTATCAGCTTTTGGTGCTCGATTTTTGGCATCAAAAAACTATCAATACAACGTGGAGGTAAATTGGTTGTCGAAATCAACAACCTCAGTTTTTTGCATTTTACAAAATTTAAAAAAGTCAGAAGCTCGAAAAACGGTCTTGTTAAAATCGCCATTTCCTGAAATATCCAAAAGATTATGGGAACGTTTTGTAATTGCTTCAAACATTCGTGAAACTCAAAATTGGGCTGACACAACTAATTTGCAACTCGAAAATTTAGCAAATGAACTCACCAAAGGAATTTATAATGCCAATGGCAGAACGACTTTTAAAGACGAATTTGTAACTGCAGGAGGCATAGATTTAAAAGAAATTGATTTCAAACGTTTTGAAAGCAAACTTCATAAAAACCTGTTTTTTGTTGGAGAAATTTTAAATATTGATGCAGTTACAGGTGGATTTAATTTTCAAAATGCTTGGACAAGTGGTTTTATATGCGCAAAAGCGTTGGCTGAAAACTAA
- a CDS encoding thioredoxin family protein, with the protein MARTESNEFELGRKAPEFRLLNTIDDIWVDLESLKGKNGTVVVFICNHCPFVIHINEKLVQLANDYQSKGIRFIAISSNDIEKYPQDAPHLMKKLALELNFTFPYLFDETQMVAKAYNAACTPDFYLFDADLKAVYHGQFDDSRPGNNIPVSGNDLQKAMEHLLHKKPILENQKPSIGCGIKWK; encoded by the coding sequence ATGGCAAGAACGGAATCAAATGAATTCGAGTTAGGTAGAAAAGCACCTGAATTTAGATTACTAAATACGATTGATGATATTTGGGTTGATTTAGAATCACTAAAAGGAAAAAACGGAACTGTAGTTGTTTTCATTTGCAATCATTGTCCGTTTGTAATTCACATAAATGAAAAATTGGTGCAATTAGCTAATGATTATCAATCTAAAGGAATTCGTTTTATTGCTATAAGTTCTAATGATATTGAAAAATATCCTCAAGATGCACCACATTTGATGAAAAAACTTGCTTTGGAATTAAATTTTACGTTTCCCTATTTGTTTGATGAAACCCAAATGGTCGCAAAAGCATATAATGCTGCATGCACCCCCGATTTTTATCTATTTGATGCCGATTTAAAAGCAGTGTATCATGGTCAATTTGATGATTCAAGACCTGGAAATAACATTCCTGTTTCAGGAAATGATTTACAAAAAGCCATGGAACATCTTTTGCATAAAAAACCTATTTTAGAAAATCAAAAACCAAGTATTGGCTGTGGAATTAAGTGGAAGTGA
- a CDS encoding thiamine diphosphokinase, with the protein MKIQRVFLLLNGEVPISFPNIANYSLICATDNAYKELQKRNIKPDFISGDFDDDFQIPKDIEVIRTPNQDFTDFDKILQILVDKGYKNIDVYGASGKEQDHFLGNLHTAICFKNRLEITFFDNYGTYFLAKKNTNITNCLHKIISLVPLPKATNICTSGLQYPLHNEDLLFGKRIGTRNKAIENEVSISFEEGELVVFIND; encoded by the coding sequence ATGAAAATTCAGCGAGTATTTTTATTATTGAATGGCGAAGTTCCAATTTCGTTTCCAAACATAGCAAACTATAGTTTGATTTGTGCTACAGACAATGCCTACAAAGAATTGCAAAAAAGAAACATCAAACCAGATTTTATCAGTGGTGATTTTGATGATGATTTTCAAATTCCTAAGGATATTGAAGTAATTCGTACCCCAAATCAGGATTTTACAGATTTTGATAAAATATTGCAAATTCTAGTTGATAAAGGCTATAAAAACATTGATGTTTATGGAGCAAGTGGCAAAGAACAAGATCATTTTTTAGGAAATTTACATACTGCAATTTGCTTTAAAAACCGTCTAGAAATTACTTTTTTTGACAATTACGGGACCTATTTTTTGGCAAAAAAAAATACGAATATTACAAACTGTTTACACAAAATAATTTCATTAGTTCCATTGCCAAAAGCAACCAATATTTGCACTTCAGGATTGCAATATCCTTTACACAATGAAGATTTACTTTTTGGAAAACGAATTGGCACAAGAAATAAAGCCATTGAAAATGAAGTAAGCATTTCTTTTGAAGAAGGCGAATTGGTTGTTTTTATCAATGATTGA
- a CDS encoding diphosphomevalonate/mevalonate 3,5-bisphosphate decarboxylase family protein gives MNTDQFLVKSPLQYVDKAIFTWQTPSNIALVKYWGKSNPQIPKNASISFTLQNCHTTTKIEFLKKNYSNEVDFEVFFEGKQKAEFKPKIADFFKRIATYCPYIFEYQMTIHSENSFPHSSGIASSASGLSAIAMCLMSLEKQLNSEISQDFITKKASFLARLGSGSASRSIEGPLVVWGNHPEIEGSSDLFGVKFPHRIHPIFENYQDVILLVDKGEKQVSSTVGHELMHQHPYAENRFHQANQNLAKMSNILQNGDVKNFINLVESEALTLHAMMLTSNPYFILMKPNTLEIINKIWKYRSENNSNICFTLDAGANVHVLFPENEKETVMQFIENELASFCYKKEYICDVSGFGAKQLS, from the coding sequence TTGAATACAGATCAATTTTTAGTAAAATCGCCTTTACAATATGTTGATAAAGCCATTTTTACTTGGCAAACTCCAAGCAATATTGCTTTGGTAAAATATTGGGGAAAAAGCAATCCGCAAATTCCCAAAAATGCTTCAATTAGTTTTACCTTACAAAATTGTCATACCACAACTAAGATTGAATTTCTTAAAAAAAATTACTCCAATGAAGTTGATTTTGAAGTGTTTTTTGAAGGAAAACAAAAAGCTGAATTCAAGCCAAAAATTGCAGATTTTTTCAAAAGAATTGCAACCTATTGTCCCTATATTTTTGAATATCAAATGACAATTCATTCCGAAAATTCATTCCCACATTCAAGCGGAATTGCCTCGTCAGCAAGTGGATTGAGTGCAATTGCCATGTGTTTAATGAGTTTAGAAAAGCAATTAAATTCTGAAATTTCTCAAGATTTTATCACTAAAAAAGCCTCTTTTTTAGCAAGATTGGGTTCAGGAAGTGCCTCAAGAAGTATTGAAGGACCTTTGGTTGTTTGGGGGAATCATCCTGAAATTGAAGGTAGTTCTGATTTGTTTGGGGTGAAGTTTCCACATCGAATTCATCCAATTTTCGAGAATTATCAAGATGTAATTTTATTAGTTGATAAAGGTGAAAAACAGGTTTCAAGCACAGTAGGGCATGAGTTGATGCATCAACATCCGTATGCTGAAAATCGTTTTCATCAAGCTAATCAAAACTTAGCTAAAATGTCCAATATTCTTCAAAATGGAGATGTCAAAAATTTCATCAATTTAGTGGAAAGTGAAGCATTGACTTTGCATGCAATGATGTTGACGAGCAATCCGTATTTTATTTTGATGAAACCAAATACATTAGAAATCATCAATAAAATTTGGAAATATCGTTCTGAAAATAATAGTAATATTTGTTTTACTTTAGATGCTGGCGCCAATGTTCACGTACTTTTTCCTGAAAACGAAAAAGAAACTGTCATGCAATTTATTGAAAATGAATTGGCTAGCTTTTGTTACAAAAAAGAGTATATTTGTGATGTTTCAGGATTTGGAGCAAAACAACTATCATAA
- a CDS encoding toxin-antitoxin system YwqK family antitoxin, producing the protein MKYFLTFSFFCLIFLTSPLQSQEIIWLDENLEKTSQEKADFYRIDEKLEGEIIYYYKKRTKFRKVFYSKGKLNGMFYEYYETGELKETGYYVNGLKEGVWKEFYKGGKIKSKGKYANDEKVGIWKMFYKNER; encoded by the coding sequence ATGAAGTATTTTTTAACTTTCTCCTTTTTTTGCTTGATTTTTTTGACAAGTCCTTTGCAATCTCAAGAAATTATTTGGTTGGATGAAAATCTTGAGAAAACATCTCAAGAAAAAGCTGATTTTTACAGAATTGATGAAAAGCTAGAGGGAGAAATCATCTATTACTATAAAAAGAGAACAAAATTCAGAAAGGTTTTTTATAGTAAAGGAAAGTTAAATGGCATGTTTTATGAATATTATGAAACTGGCGAACTCAAAGAAACTGGCTATTATGTAAATGGCTTAAAGGAAGGGGTTTGGAAAGAATTTTACAAAGGTGGTAAAATAAAAAGCAAAGGAAAATATGCAAATGATGAAAAAGTTGGCATTTGGAAAATGTTTTACAAAAACGAAAGATAG
- a CDS encoding mevalonate kinase family protein → MKSPLFYAKILLFGEYGIIKDSKGLAIPFNAYRGALKTTDTFDEFSKKSNDNLRKFFTYISNLNSELVSFDLAAFQKDLDNGMYFDSSIPQGYGVGSSGALVASIYDQYAQDKITVLENLTREKLLKLKEIFSLMESFFHGKSSGLDPLNSYLSLPILINSKEHIEPAGIPSQKEGKGAVFLLDSEQIGETEPMVNIFMNKMKNEGFRKMLSEEFAIYTDACIDDFLKGNVTSLFTNVKSLSKIVLKNFKPMIPDAFHKVWKKGIDTNDYYLKLCGSGGGGYILGFTEDYQKAQESLKDYKLELVYRF, encoded by the coding sequence ATGAAAAGTCCACTTTTTTACGCTAAAATTCTTCTTTTTGGAGAATACGGGATCATAAAAGATTCAAAAGGCTTAGCAATTCCTTTCAACGCTTACAGAGGCGCTTTGAAAACCACTGATACTTTTGATGAATTTTCAAAAAAATCAAATGATAATTTAAGAAAGTTTTTTACCTATATCTCTAATTTAAACTCCGAATTAGTTTCCTTTGATTTAGCGGCTTTTCAAAAAGATTTAGATAACGGAATGTATTTTGATTCTTCTATTCCACAAGGTTATGGAGTAGGAAGTTCAGGGGCTTTAGTAGCCTCAATTTACGATCAATATGCACAAGATAAAATTACAGTTTTAGAGAATTTAACCAGAGAAAAACTATTGAAATTGAAAGAAATTTTTTCGCTGATGGAATCTTTTTTTCATGGAAAAAGTTCTGGTTTAGATCCTTTAAATTCATACTTAAGTTTGCCTATTTTAATTAATTCAAAAGAACATATTGAACCTGCAGGAATTCCATCACAAAAAGAAGGAAAAGGAGCTGTTTTTTTATTGGATTCTGAACAAATTGGCGAAACTGAACCTATGGTTAACATCTTTATGAATAAGATGAAAAACGAAGGTTTTAGAAAAATGTTGAGCGAAGAGTTTGCCATTTACACTGATGCTTGTATTGACGATTTCTTAAAAGGAAACGTAACTTCATTGTTTACCAACGTAAAAAGTCTGTCTAAAATAGTACTTAAAAATTTCAAACCAATGATTCCTGATGCTTTTCATAAAGTATGGAAAAAAGGAATTGATACCAATGATTACTATTTAAAACTTTGTGGTTCAGGAGGTGGAGGTTACATTTTAGGCTTCACTGAAGATTATCAAAAAGCACAAGAAAGCCTTAAAGATTACAAATTAGAATTGGTATATAGATTCTAA